In one window of Echeneis naucrates chromosome 17, fEcheNa1.1, whole genome shotgun sequence DNA:
- the dnm3b gene encoding dynamin-3 isoform X2 gives MGNRGMEELIPLVNRLQDAFSSIGQACNLDLPQIAVVGGQSAGKSSVLENFVGRDFLPRGSGIVTRRPLVLQLISATAEWAEFLHCKGKKFTEFDEVRQEIEAETDRVTGANKGISPIPINLRVYSPHVLNLTLIDLPGITKVPVGDQPADIEQQIRDMIMQFITRESCLILAVTPANTDLANSDALKLAKDVDPQGLRTIGVITKLDLMDEGTDARDVLENKLLPLRRGYIGVVNRSQKDIDGKKDIKAALEAERKFFLSHPSYRHMAEKMGTPRLQKVLNQQLTNHIRDTLPTFRSKLQSQLLALDKEAEEYRGYRPDDPSRKTKQLLQMVQQFSVDFEKRIEGSGDQVDTVELSGGAKINRIFHERFPFELVKMECDEKEMRREISYAIKNIHGIRTGLFTPDMAFEAIVKKQIIKLKEPCVKCVDMVIQELINTVRQCSNKLECFPRLREETERIVTSHIRDRESRAKDQVLLMIDIQLSYINTNHEDFIGFANAQQRSSQANKNQSSAGNQASSPPASGLIVIRKGWLTINNISIMKGGAKEYWFVLTAESLSWFKDDEEKEKKYMLPLDNLKVRDVEKSFMSSKHIFSIFNTELRNVYKDNRTLELACDSQDDVDSWKSSLLRAGVYPEKTTTVESETTSASDNFSMDPQLERKVETIRNLVDSYMAIVNKCIRDLMPKAIMHLMINNVKDFINAELLAQLYSAGDQNALMDESQEQAQRRDEVLRTHQALKEALAIIGDISTSTITVPLPPPVDTSWVGGTSGGRRSPPPSPTAPRRMSSGQRPAPRGAPPPPNRPGPLGPFNNTADSPQAPSRPNRAPPSIPSRRPPPSPTRQAPP, from the exons GGACTTTCTTCCCCGTGGATCTGGTATTGTCACACGCAGGCCCCTGGTTCTGCAGCTTATCAGCGCCACTGCAG AATGGGCTGAATTCCTTCACTGCAAAGGGAAGAAGTTCACAGAGTTTGATGAGGTTCGCCAGGAGATCGAGGCAGAGACGGACCGTGTCACAGGGGCCAACAAGGGCATATCTCCCATACCCATCAACCTGCGGGTTTACTCCCCTCACG TGCTGAACCTCACTCTCATCGATCTACCGGGGATCACTAAAGTGCCAGTTGGAGATCAGCCTGCTGACATCGAGCAGCAGATCAGGGACATGATCATGCAGTTCATCACCAGAGAGAGCTGCTTGATCCTGGCCGTCACTCCAGCCAACACTGACCTGGCCAACTCTGATGCCCTGAAATTGGCAAAAGATGTAGATCCCCAGG GACTGAGAACTATTGGAGTCATCACCAAGCTGGATTTGATGGATGAGGGTACAGATGCCCGAGATGTACTGGAAAACAAGCTGCTGCCACTGcgaagag GCTACATTGGCGTGGTGAATCGTAGTCAGAAGGACATTGATGGGAAGAAAGACATCAAGGCAGCTCTGGAGGCTGAGAGGAAGTTCTTCTTGTCTCACCCATCGTACAGGCACATGGCCGAAAAAATGGGCACCCCACGCTTGCAGAAAGTACTCAACCAG CAACTGACCAACCACATCCGGGACACCCTGCCAACTTTCCGCTCCAAGCTGCAGTCCCAGCTGTTGGCTCTGGATAAGGAGGCAGAGGAATACCGGGGATACCGACCTGATGACCCATCTCGTAAAACCAAGCAGCTGTTGCA gatgGTGCAGCAGTTCTCTGTGGATTTTGAGAAGAGGATTGAGGGTTCAGGAGACCAAGTGGACACAGTGGAGCTGTCTGGTGGGGCGAAAATCAATCGTATCTTCCACGAGCGTTTCCCATTTGAACTGGTCAAG ATGGAGTGTGATGAGAAAGAAATGCGTCGTGAGATCAGTTATGCCATCAAGAACATCCACGGTATCAG GACTGGTCTTTTCACCCCTGACATGGCGTTTGAGGCTATTGTGAAGAAGCAGATCATTAAGCTGAAGGAGCCCTGCGTCAAATGTGTGGACATGGTCATCCAAGAACTGATCAACACTGTGCGCCAGTGCTCCAACAAG CTGGAATGCTTCCCGCGGTTGCGTGAGGAAACTGAGAGAATCGTGACTTCTCATATTCGAGACAGAGAAAGTCGGGCCAAGGACCAG gtTCTGCTTATGATTGATATCCAGCTGTCTTACATCAACACTAACCACGAGGACTTCATTGGCTTTGCTAA TGCACAGCAGAGGAGCAGTCAGGCGAATAAGAACCAGAGTTCGGCAGGAAACCAG gcctcctctcctccagcatCAGGCCTGATT GTCATTCGCAAAGGCTGGCTGACCATcaacaacatcagcatcatGAAGGGAGGAGCTAAGGAGTACTGGTTTGTGCTGACAGCTGAGAGCCTCTCCTGGTTCAAGGATGATGAG gagaaagagaagaaatacaTGCTCCCCCTGGACAACCTGAAAGTCCGTGATGTGGAGAAGAGTTTCATGTCCAGCAAGCACATATTCAGCATTTTCAACACAGAATTAAG GAATGTGTACAAGGACAATCGCACTCTGGAGTTGGCCTGTGATTCTCAAGATGATGTGGACAGCTGGAAATCTTCTCTCCTTCGTGCTGGAGTCTATCCTGAGAAGACCACCACG GTTGAGAGTGAGACCACCTCTGCCTCAGATAACTTCTCCATGGACCCTCAACTGGAGCGTAAAGTGGAAACTATTCGTAACTTGGTGGACTCCTACATGGCTATTGTCAACAAATGCATCCGGGACCTCATGCCCAAGGCCATCATGCATCTTATGATCAATAAT GTGAAGGACTTCATCAATGCAGAGCTATTGGCTCAGTTATACTCTGCTGGTGACCAAAATGCCCTGATGGATGAATCCCAGGAGCAGGCCCAGAGAAGGGATGAGGTGCTGAGGACACACCAGGCTCTGAAGGAGGCCCTGGCCATCATCGGGGATATTTCCACTTCCACCATCACGGTTCCCCTGCCTCCACCAGTTGACACATCTTGGGTGGGGGGTACTAGTGGTGGTCGCAG gtCCCCTCCCCCTAGTCCCACTGCTCCCAGGAGGATGTCTTCAGGCCAGCGCCCAGCTCCCCGAGGggccccaccaccaccaaatcGCCCAGGACCCTTGGGGCCCTTCAACAACACTGCTGACAGCCCTCAAGCTCCCAGCCGCCCGAACAGGGCCCCTCCCAGCATCCCCAG cCGTCGGCCCCCTCCATCTCCTACACGACAAGCCCCACCATAA
- the dnm3b gene encoding dynamin-3 isoform X1, with protein MGNRGMEELIPLVNRLQDAFSSIGQACNLDLPQIAVVGGQSAGKSSVLENFVGRDFLPRGSGIVTRRPLVLQLISATAEWAEFLHCKGKKFTEFDEVRQEIEAETDRVTGANKGISPIPINLRVYSPHVLNLTLIDLPGITKVPVGDQPADIEQQIRDMIMQFITRESCLILAVTPANTDLANSDALKLAKDVDPQGLRTIGVITKLDLMDEGTDARDVLENKLLPLRRGYIGVVNRSQKDIDGKKDIKAALEAERKFFLSHPSYRHMAEKMGTPRLQKVLNQQLTNHIRDTLPTFRSKLQSQLLALDKEAEEYRGYRPDDPSRKTKQLLQMVQQFSVDFEKRIEGSGDQVDTVELSGGAKINRIFHERFPFELVKMECDEKEMRREISYAIKNIHGIRTGLFTPDMAFEAIVKKQIIKLKEPCVKCVDMVIQELINTVRQCSNKLECFPRLREETERIVTSHIRDRESRAKDQVLLMIDIQLSYINTNHEDFIGFANAQQRSSQANKNQSSAGNQVIRKGWLTINNISIMKGGAKEYWFVLTAESLSWFKDDEEKEKKYMLPLDNLKVRDVEKSFMSSKHIFSIFNTELRNVYKDNRTLELACDSQDDVDSWKSSLLRAGVYPEKTTTVESETTSASDNFSMDPQLERKVETIRNLVDSYMAIVNKCIRDLMPKAIMHLMINNVKDFINAELLAQLYSAGDQNALMDESQEQAQRRDEVLRTHQALKEALAIIGDISTSTITVPLPPPVDTSWVGGTSGGRRSPPPSPTAPRRMSSGQRPAPRGAPPPPNRPGPLGPFNNTADSPQAPSRPNRAPPSIPSRRPPPSPTRQAPP; from the exons GGACTTTCTTCCCCGTGGATCTGGTATTGTCACACGCAGGCCCCTGGTTCTGCAGCTTATCAGCGCCACTGCAG AATGGGCTGAATTCCTTCACTGCAAAGGGAAGAAGTTCACAGAGTTTGATGAGGTTCGCCAGGAGATCGAGGCAGAGACGGACCGTGTCACAGGGGCCAACAAGGGCATATCTCCCATACCCATCAACCTGCGGGTTTACTCCCCTCACG TGCTGAACCTCACTCTCATCGATCTACCGGGGATCACTAAAGTGCCAGTTGGAGATCAGCCTGCTGACATCGAGCAGCAGATCAGGGACATGATCATGCAGTTCATCACCAGAGAGAGCTGCTTGATCCTGGCCGTCACTCCAGCCAACACTGACCTGGCCAACTCTGATGCCCTGAAATTGGCAAAAGATGTAGATCCCCAGG GACTGAGAACTATTGGAGTCATCACCAAGCTGGATTTGATGGATGAGGGTACAGATGCCCGAGATGTACTGGAAAACAAGCTGCTGCCACTGcgaagag GCTACATTGGCGTGGTGAATCGTAGTCAGAAGGACATTGATGGGAAGAAAGACATCAAGGCAGCTCTGGAGGCTGAGAGGAAGTTCTTCTTGTCTCACCCATCGTACAGGCACATGGCCGAAAAAATGGGCACCCCACGCTTGCAGAAAGTACTCAACCAG CAACTGACCAACCACATCCGGGACACCCTGCCAACTTTCCGCTCCAAGCTGCAGTCCCAGCTGTTGGCTCTGGATAAGGAGGCAGAGGAATACCGGGGATACCGACCTGATGACCCATCTCGTAAAACCAAGCAGCTGTTGCA gatgGTGCAGCAGTTCTCTGTGGATTTTGAGAAGAGGATTGAGGGTTCAGGAGACCAAGTGGACACAGTGGAGCTGTCTGGTGGGGCGAAAATCAATCGTATCTTCCACGAGCGTTTCCCATTTGAACTGGTCAAG ATGGAGTGTGATGAGAAAGAAATGCGTCGTGAGATCAGTTATGCCATCAAGAACATCCACGGTATCAG GACTGGTCTTTTCACCCCTGACATGGCGTTTGAGGCTATTGTGAAGAAGCAGATCATTAAGCTGAAGGAGCCCTGCGTCAAATGTGTGGACATGGTCATCCAAGAACTGATCAACACTGTGCGCCAGTGCTCCAACAAG CTGGAATGCTTCCCGCGGTTGCGTGAGGAAACTGAGAGAATCGTGACTTCTCATATTCGAGACAGAGAAAGTCGGGCCAAGGACCAG gtTCTGCTTATGATTGATATCCAGCTGTCTTACATCAACACTAACCACGAGGACTTCATTGGCTTTGCTAA TGCACAGCAGAGGAGCAGTCAGGCGAATAAGAACCAGAGTTCGGCAGGAAACCAG GTCATTCGCAAAGGCTGGCTGACCATcaacaacatcagcatcatGAAGGGAGGAGCTAAGGAGTACTGGTTTGTGCTGACAGCTGAGAGCCTCTCCTGGTTCAAGGATGATGAG gagaaagagaagaaatacaTGCTCCCCCTGGACAACCTGAAAGTCCGTGATGTGGAGAAGAGTTTCATGTCCAGCAAGCACATATTCAGCATTTTCAACACAGAATTAAG GAATGTGTACAAGGACAATCGCACTCTGGAGTTGGCCTGTGATTCTCAAGATGATGTGGACAGCTGGAAATCTTCTCTCCTTCGTGCTGGAGTCTATCCTGAGAAGACCACCACG GTTGAGAGTGAGACCACCTCTGCCTCAGATAACTTCTCCATGGACCCTCAACTGGAGCGTAAAGTGGAAACTATTCGTAACTTGGTGGACTCCTACATGGCTATTGTCAACAAATGCATCCGGGACCTCATGCCCAAGGCCATCATGCATCTTATGATCAATAAT GTGAAGGACTTCATCAATGCAGAGCTATTGGCTCAGTTATACTCTGCTGGTGACCAAAATGCCCTGATGGATGAATCCCAGGAGCAGGCCCAGAGAAGGGATGAGGTGCTGAGGACACACCAGGCTCTGAAGGAGGCCCTGGCCATCATCGGGGATATTTCCACTTCCACCATCACGGTTCCCCTGCCTCCACCAGTTGACACATCTTGGGTGGGGGGTACTAGTGGTGGTCGCAG gtCCCCTCCCCCTAGTCCCACTGCTCCCAGGAGGATGTCTTCAGGCCAGCGCCCAGCTCCCCGAGGggccccaccaccaccaaatcGCCCAGGACCCTTGGGGCCCTTCAACAACACTGCTGACAGCCCTCAAGCTCCCAGCCGCCCGAACAGGGCCCCTCCCAGCATCCCCAG cCGTCGGCCCCCTCCATCTCCTACACGACAAGCCCCACCATAA